The genomic stretch tttttgaatatgTGAGAGTATTTTGATACATATACAAAGTCTCTATTCACCTATAAAAACTACATATCCTATTCGGATCGGGAAAAAGCGAGAATCTTTCTGAGATAGGATGGCATCATGTCATTGGTTAAAGAAGCAAGAACATGTAGGACCCACATCATTTGAAACCAATGGCTACTCCTTTTCACCTGTTTGGTGAATCGACTGGGACAGGGGATCCGGTATTGTTTAAGCCCAGAAGTTGTCCTAAGGTGATCACCGGCGGTGCGTGGATCCCATGTACTACAAATACTACGGCTCGAGCGGGCGCGGTCGGGCGGTCACGGGAGTCCGGTGTTTTTTGCATAACAGACCTTTTCAAATGAGAAATCAAAGAAACACGCTTCTGTAGTGCCTAATCGCATAGTTGTCCTCTGATATTAACTAATTACAAAGAACTCCATCAGCACTGCTCGAATGGGGCTGTCATTGATATGTTAAATACTACGAACCTATATTTGTAAATGTGTTGATGCATTTTTGGTGCAATTTTACATTGTAGAAGCGCTTATATGCAAAACTGTCCTATCTATATCCGTGCCACTATTTAAACCCTACCGGCTTTTAACCCATCCTTTCAAGTAGCCATAGAAGAAGCCGATGGCCGGAGCTCTTCTCGCTCCCCTgccctccgccgccgcccctgAAGCCTTCCTCCGGCCCTCCGCCACCACCCGTGCCCTctactccttctcctcttcctccttccgttTTGCTCGCTCTCGTTCACCTTTCCTCGGCCTCCGCCTCTCCTACCCCACCAACCACTGGACCCTGCGGAGCGCTGGACGGGGACTTCGGATTGAGGCGGCGGCACGGCCGACAGTTCTGGTGGCCGAGAAGCTCGGGGAGGCCGGGCTGGCTCTGCTTCGGAAGTTCGCCAACGTGGACTGCTCGTACAACCTCTCGCTCGAGGAGCTTTGCGCTAAGATCTCGCTCTGCGATGCGCTGATCGTGCGGAGCGGGACCAAGGTGACGCCGGAGGTGTTTGAGGCCTCCAAGGGGCGGCTCAAAGTGGTGGGCAGGGCCGGGGTGGGGATCGACAATGTGGACCTCCAGGCTGCCACCGAGAGCGGGTGCCTCGTCGTCAACGCGCCCGCCGCGAACACGGTTGCCGCTGCCGAGCACGGGATCGCACTGCTTGTCGCTATGGCGAGGAACGTCGCGCAGGCTGACGCCTCCATGAAGGCCGGTAAGCACTTCATGTTttcccacttcttcttcttcttccagttATTGTTCTTGTCCGTCTCATTGCATTTTGTTTAGATCTGATTTGCTGAATGCGGTAAGGAGAGCAATATTTGATCATTGGATGGGAACAGACAAGTGATTCCTTAGATCTGTCGTTTAACTTTTTCCATTATTGACTGTTTGTAACTAACATACGAATTTTTGAACCTTTTTTCTTGTGATTTCCTCTGATTAGTTTTTTATTGTCTTATGGCTGCTAAATTTCTCAGATTTTATCACCAATTGAGAGAAAAAAGATCTTGTGTTTCAGAAAAAGTAGGTGGATCTCTGGTCTGGTAGCTAATTATTTTCTGTGAGATGTAGGAACTGTAGAAGTACGATGGGATTTGGTTGTACCAATTTTATGTGATTTGCTTTCTTTATTTTAATTTGGTGGTCTTCATGGCTTATTTATTATGCATTTCTCCTATGATAAAATTCCTCCCACGTTATGAAGGACtattgaaataaaaaagatccCTTCATTCTATGATTCACATAAATGCTGCCTTCTATTGGCCTGTTGCTTAGAAATCCTAGGCCGAAGTTAGCCAGTGTCTGAATTTTATATGACAATGCCACCAGTTCTGAgatcttttattttaaaatatagatTCTGGGAACACCCTTTTTTTCGTACCTACCTGCCAATCCCAACTACCTTCCTTCTGATTGGAGAATTGAATGCAGCAATGAGGTCCATGTAGGACTGACCTGTGGGTCCATCACTGCATCCAAGCACAAGGCAGGAGGTGAGTGGGGTATTTTACAAATGGGTAAAGTTATGTTTGTCATGCATATACACAAACTTTTGAGTATTTAAATGATCTCCACAATCAATGTGTTTTGGAAAATCTGTACTAAGTAGATACCATTTGTGTTGAATTTGCATAGTTAATTAtttatgatgcatttcatgatatGTGATCCTGGTAATCTGATCCTAATTTCTTGGGATACCATTTGATGACATCTCCTGTCCCTTCTACATTTTGGTGAGCCATTTTAAAGAGAAGTCCGATACTTGACTAAAACTTGTGGTCTTATTTTAGTGTTATCCTGTCTTCCAAACTTCGTAAAAGCCTACAGTTTTAGTGTTCAATATGATAATTCATTTTGTCTGATGGTTATGTATTGTTACAATCTTTTTATTCAGCAGCTGGTGCTTTTATTGACATACTTGGTTGTTGTTTCACTGGTCCAATGTCATgtatttttaaagttatttacAGAATTACTGCAGATACATGCTCCTCTTCTAGATGTCTCGTTGGTTCTGTTAGACGTGTTAACACAAACAAGGGCATATATGATGAATAGCAGTACATATGGATCATACTTCTAATAGTTTATATACATCGAGaaaatgataaaattcattttttttaCAAACAGTAAAAAATGACATAAATTCATTGGTCTATAAATAGGAATTTGTTAAATGTATTATTTACATGTAGGACAACTGGCCATCATCTATGGAAGGCTTCAGGATATGTATCAGTTCCTATCATTATCCATTTATGTTGGATTTTTCACTTGCTGTAACTTGTATGTTCTAACATATGTTCTAAAGTATTGTTGGGAAATATTGTTATGTCTTATTTCAGGTTATCACGAAGATGATTTTAGTTCACCTATATTGTACAAATGTTATGTACAAAAATATGTCTGTAAATGACCTTTTTTCTCTTCATATGAGCATATCTTTAAACCCTACTATCCCTCCATATCTGTGCTGTATGGGTTATATCCTGCAAGCTTTCTGTTTTTTGAAAATTGCACGAGTTAACAAGCTTAGATGTTAGGGAATGTAGTATCATGTCAAATTGAAAAAAAACAAGATTCTTTTGAAAATGTGAGCATCCAAGAAAAGAAAGATATCCTAATGCTAATTTCAAAGACCCATATGTTTATAGATGATAGTGTGTGCCTACTAACATTGTCAGACACATCTGCTTTACTAGGTTATTAATACCAAGATCCATTTCTTCTCCTCTTAACTACTGGGAAAAAAAATCTGCTAGTTGTCTATTTATATCATACATTGTTTTTAACATAATTTAAGGACTCAGGCATTTAATACGGGTTAGATGTATACAAAAGTTGGTATTTCTTGTTACTTGTTGAACTGAATTTTGTGTTTAATGTTTTTTTATAATTCTATTATTCTGTTGGACTTATCAAATTTACTATTATTGGTTATATGTGTACTGTATGATTGAAATTGATGTTCTGCTATTGACATGTTTTTGCGTTTGTGATATTCAGGTAAATGGCAACGCAACAAATATGTTGGTGTCTCTCTGGTAGGAAAGACTTTAGCAGTAATGGGATTTGGGAAAGTTGGTTCAGAAGTTGCTAGACGAGCAAAAGGATTAGGGATGAACGTGATTGCTCATGATCCATATGCGCCTGCTGATAGAGCCCGTGCAATTGGAGTAGAGCTTGTATCATTTGATGAAGCAATATCCACTGCAGACTTCATATCGCTCCACATGCCACTGACTCCTACTACTGCAAAGCTTTTCAACGATGAAACATTTGCAAAAGTGAAAAAAGGAGTGAGAATCATTAATGTTGCCAGGGGTGGAGTTATTGATGAAGATGCCCTGGCTAGAGCACTTGATAATGGGACAGTTGCTCAGGTAGGCTTCTCCTGTAACATATTCTTTCTCCcaatttgtttcttttatgatAATCTACTGTCTTAATTGAAACATTCTTACACATATTTCTTGAATGCTTGAACTAACAAGAACATAATTCAGGGGATGTGGGAATTTTTTGCTTCTAATTCTTTGGTTTTGTTCATAAGAGTGAACCAGTCACATGTGAAGATGAAAGAATGAAGATGGCTGTTCTATTTCATAATGCATGTGTATCAGACTTTTTTATGTTCATATTGCTCCTATTGAGGAATATCCTAGGTACCACTATTCGCTAAACATGCATAAATATTTGCTCACGCTAATTGTACTATGAACTGGATCAGGCAGCACTTGATGTATTCACTGTAGAGCCACCACCAAAAGACAGTAAACTGGTGATGCATGAGAATGTTACTGTCACTCCTCACCTTGGAGCTAGTACTGTGGAGGCTCAGGTCTGTCTTCTTAAACTCAATCTTAATTGTATAAACAAGAGAATGTGGTTGTTTCAAGTCCCTCTTTGTTGTGGAAGCATCTAAGAGATTTCCCTTCTGGAAGTTGACCTTTATTGTCTTTTACTAGAGCAGAACTAGAATGTAACAAATATAATTAGCACCTCTgttttggtgaattcacaaatgTCCTCATTGGCAGACTTCTGTAATAATTATCTTATGCAACATTGTCACCAACAATTTTAGGAAGGTGTAGCTGTAGAAATAGCAGAGGCTGTTATCGGGGCATTGAAGGGTGAACTTGCTGCTACTGCTGTGAATGCCCCCATGGTTCCAGCTGAGGTGATTATTTATGACAGGTCTTCCATAATATTTACATTATGTATTTCCCGCGAGCTTATATTATGTTCCTTTTTGTCAGGTTCTTTCTGAGCTAGCCCCTTGTGTTATCCTGGCAGAGAAGCTGGGCAGGCTTGCTGTCCAGCTAGTAGCTGGTGGAAGTGGCATCAAGGGGGTTAAGGTTGTGTACACATCAGCACGTGACCCTGATGACTTGGACACGAGGATTCTTCGTGCTATGATCACAAAGGGAATAATCGAACCCATATCCAGTGTCTTCATCAACATCGTCAATGCGGATTATACTGCCAAGCAGAGAGGTCTCCGCATCAGTGAAGAGAGGATTTATCGTGACAGCTCTCTTGAGGCCCCTCTCGACTCGATCCAGATTCATCTGACAAATGTAGAGTCTAAATTCGCCAGTGCCTTGTCTGATTCTGGTGATATAGTGGTGGAAGGAAGGGTGAAGGATGGCATACCGCGCCTTACCCTTGTAGGGTCTTTCAGTGTGGATGTAAGCCTTGAAGGGAATGCAATATTGTGCAGGAATGTTGATCAGCCTGGTAACATTGGACGGGTAGGAAAAATTCTTGGAGAGCAGAATGTGAACATCAGCTTTATGAGTGTGGGTAGGACTGCACCAAGGAAACAGGCCATAATGGCAATTGGTGTCGATGAGGAGCCAGATAAGGAAACTCTCAAGAAGATTGGTGAAATACCAGCTATCAAAGAGTTTGTGTTCCTTAAGCTATAGTCAGAAAGGCATTGTATTTTTACACCTTTAGGGTCTGAGTTACTTCAAAATGAGCAAGATATAGTGAGTACTCGAGGTCTCCATCTTCCTGACAAGAAAGCAATAAAATGATAGATTTTTCACTGCTCATCTTTGGTTGGTGGCCTCCATATAATAGTGTACTTGTATGCATACTTCTTTGAGTGGCTATCTTGATAGTCTTTTTGCTGTAGCCTGCATTCTTCAAGCATTGGCAGTTGGGTAACATTAGTTACTGAACATCATATTATTCAATTTATTCTCACCTTAAAAAAATAGCGCTTGGATACCATGGTTATAATTCATTTTGTCCTGCTAATCTGACATTTTATTTAACTATGTTTGATAAGATTCTCAAATCAAAATAGGTTCATTCAGATTCTCTCAGATAGTTGGGGAATTTAATGAATTTGTGTTCATGATATTAATTCTCAGATGTTATCAGCAAAAGAGCTGCTGTATTTTCTGTCTACATTTATTAACAGAGTCTATTAGTGTAAGAATTTAAATAACTACAAACTTGTATCTTTTAGAGCAGTTCTGTTGGTCAAAAGTATCTTAGAGTGTCTCTAGGTTGAGGCAGTAATTGTTGCAGTGCTGAAGTTATTTTCACTAGCACTGTTGTAGAATTCTTGTGCTATATCTTGTTTTACTTTTCCAGATTAATTTGGTTCTCTATATCTACCTACACAAATTTCTATTTGATTCTTCCTAGTGACTTGTTTCTTTGAGTTTTGTTGTTTGTGCATTAAGAACATGAAGTATAAGAGGACTTCAGAAAGAAATGGAGCCACATTggttgttttcttttttgttttcattttggCAATATAATGGCACTTTCAAGAGGATCTTTTCTCAGGGCTAATTAGGCTGTAGAAGTTAAAATGAACAGAAGAGAAGTAATTACTACCTATTTCTGCAGACAAATTAAATTTTGGTCCTAAATTTGATCTCATAAACCACGATTAATTGGGGCCGACTGTTGGGTTAGTATAGCACATATTCAACTCTTTATATGTATGTGATGCAGAGTATGTAGTGAATTAAGAAAATGATTGATAGATTCATTAGAAAtatcaaataaacaaaaaaataattaattcctCAGGAATTAGTAACATTCTCAAAAAGCACTAACATGATGTTGGATAACAAGCCATGTCCATTCACTAGTTTTATGTGGAACTATCACTAAAAGTTTTTGCTTGTATTGAGCTCACTATGTAATAAATGTCTGGCTGGTCAGTAGTACCTTTCTCTCTGTTTCCATAATTGTGGATTTCCCAATAAACTTggaaggtattcatcctatgtgCACCTTCTCTTGCTTGAAATGCCAAACGATTACATACCAATATTAGCCTTGAAAGGGATTATGTCTATTAGTTTCTCATAAAGCCAACCAAAGAGTTGTATTTCACAGACAGAAATCTATAGTACTATTGCTTGGTCTCTTGAATTCAGTGTATTTCTTGCTCAGTCTTTATTGTGTGTTAACTTCCTGAACATTTGAAAATTATTTGAGGATACAACAACAGTATTTGAGATTTAATAAATATGATATATCATTGATCTTTGTGATGCTAGATAGTAACTTGGAGTGTTTTTTCATCTTTTTACTGCTATCCAGCATGTGACGAGTCCAACAGATTGTTAAGACTTGTCTTAGATTCTGAGTCTCTGCATATTGGTTGCTGTCTTTCTTGCTAATTTCCTGTTACATTTTTAGCTATTTCTTCAAGTACAATTTAAGTTTTTTAGTTCTGAGACATTGCAACTCCGTTAATATGTTTCTGCTCCTGACTGACATATAAATCTCCGCTTGCTACATGTTTGCAGATGAGACAGAAACATGTTTTCTGAAAAATAGATGGACGGCACTTCTTGACTGAAATATTCAGGTTTTTTTCTACTGCTCACTCTTGTTCTTGCACAGAATGTAAAGTCCATAACTTTGCGGTGAGTtataaaaaaaagttatttttttGAGTAGAAATCATAACTCTTTGTATTAAGGGCAAGATAGATCCCTTTGGAAGTATTAGTAAATGTTCTATCATCTTGCTTTCTGTGAAGGTGCTGTTTTACCAAGTCTACATTTTGCCTTCATGCTAATGTAGAGTAGGGTGACCAAATGTGGCACAGATGTAGCCAATGGGTCCATCAATTATTGCACTTTGGACCATTTATGCATTATTTTGCCAACACCATAGTGTCCCAATTATTGAGGATCTGTTTTTATCCTTCGGTAAATCAAAAGTATTGAATATCTATCTATAGTGAAATCTCTTAGGATTGTCTTTACCTCTCATCTTATCATTGAAACTAATTTTCCTATCTTTGTAGAAGATAATATCCTTAATTCAATTAagagcattcatttttttttatatagtttCTACGCTTAAACTATCAGAGCAAACTCAATATAATACAATTAGATAATATATTAAACTGAACTCAAGTGTAGTGTATAGTACAAGTCCAAATATAAGATGAACATTGCACAGTTATCGATTAAGCATGAGTGTAATTTACAGGGGATGGATGCATATGACTCAAAACACATGATCTGCCTAAATACCATGATCGAGATTCTTAATTGGATTATCATAAATCCCCAAGATTGGATTATGATAAATCCCCAATACTCAAAACTGACAAGAGAGGACACAATACATATTAGACTCTAATAACATTTTTGTGGTTAATAATAACATTTTATATAGTATTCAACTATGCACATTACCATCTTGGAGCCCTTGTTTTCTTTGTGGAACTCCTATTCAGATGGCCAAAGCCAAGCAGGCACTGGATGTGAAACATGTTCCAGTGTCTCCCACACCACAATGTGGCTGGGTAGGGACAGGTTCACCTCAATACTCTTGTCAAGGTGCTTATCATTCATATATGCATGCATGCGTGCTCTCCATGGTTCAGGTCTGGTCTGTCCACTTGCAGTATCAAGGGATGCATGCTCTTCCAACATGGCTTGTCTGCTAACATCCTGACAAAGCCATCTCCCTAAGCCCATATCTCCAGTTGTAGATGTTTGGAACTCTTGATGCCTGCTTCAAGCGCACAGATAGGGTTCATGTTCTTGGAGTAGTATAGCACATCAGCACTTTTTGTGGCTTAGATGTGTATATTATCAAGAAAATTTAGATGCCACTTAACTCATAGAAGAGTTAACTGGATTTGTTGACAtattgtcatcaataaatatcatTGACGGTGCATGCATTACGAATTATTTaagatcattcattttcaatgaaCATTGTTGCTATCTCAAATTTCTTTTCATGAAAAAGAGGTACATAAAATAGTTTCTTGgagtaaaatatatatattctttttgccTGCATTTACTTTCctcaaattattatctctgttctGACTTTAGCAACGAAGAGAGATTTAGTCGGAATTATTTATGCCACCTCTTTATTTTTCTTGTATGATGGAATTTTGGTTTATTTTTACAATATCATTGTCCCTCACATGGAGCTCATTCAAGGGCAAAGGATCAATCAAATTGCTTCCCAAATCCTTTTCATCGATGGACTCCTGATGTATATGAAGTGTCCTTCCAAAAATTCCTACATCTGTATCTATTTCTGAATCATGTGTTTATCCATCTCCATATTAATCGTAATTGTTGAATTGATTTGTTTCCCATGGTCAACTACAACATCACTCTCCATCATCTAATAGTGAGGGCTTGAATGATCATTCATCTTTATACACAACCTTTGGTTCATCAAGATTTTCCTCATTCAGTTCTGGTCTTCTAATGAGCTAAAGCATAAAGAGAGCATATTCCATGACTGTTGATTCATGTGCATCTCATACAAAGGTAGACATCTCATAATATTCAATTTTGGCACACAATCTGCCTCACATGCTGCCTGCTCAGTTATAAAGAAATattagagaaagaaagagagattgATCTGTCACTCACATTTAGCTTAATCTCAAGATCAAAGCATACACAATTTTTTAGTCTTAAACATCTTAACAAAGGCTTCATCTTGATTCTGACAAGGATCAATGGAGGTCAGAGGTAAGAGGTAAGAGTCCACCAATCATCTACAATTGGAATATCTTAAGAATGGTGAATGGTTGCTTCAGCTATAACAATTCAATGTTTTCTTGTAAATTTAGTTTGAAGTACCTTAATCTACATACCAAGTAATTAGGTCACAATTGTAAGTATGTGATATAATTTGTTCTAGTTAGGAAAGTAGAACACCTTGTGATGCAAGTACACATGGATTTTGGTAGTGATGATTTGTGtgcttataaaaaattatttgatcttgtAGATGTGATGCATGGTATAACATTTTTTTTTGGCAGTGTGGGAAGATCCAATTGGAATTGGGGTGTCACAGATGATGCTGTTCCCTCACCCTTTTCTTTGGCCCCCCCAACACTTATTGGATCTCTAACCAATTTATTTTTGTATTACAATCAGGTAAGTATAAAATTAACCAAAATGGACTTTTCCATATCTATCCTTTGAAAATTTAGAAATAGTGGATTTACCTCTATAGATTTTAAtgtaacatatatgtatataaacaaaaaaattataataatttaaaatataatatctatatattaattattttttataattatcaaTGACTGttttactttttaaatttatttttacctTTGTGATGGATATTAATGTCAATtatagtttcaatatcattatgcTAATAATCAACTAATAGTATTAGTTATAGCAACATATCAGTAAAATTTTTTAGAGGGATTCATATGCAATTTTGTCCCTAAGATTAATGTACATTGAGATTGGGGATATGGACTTGTTTTCTGCTTGAACATGGACAAGGCAATTGGAAGCTTCCATGTTGATGTGCCAATTTTGACCACACTAGCTGGTATCAGGTGTTGACTGCTACTTGACTAAGTGTCGGTGGCAAGTCAAAACAGTGTCTCATAATTACTTCCATGCTTGCATGATCTCAGCATTGGGATGCCCCTAACATTTCATAGAGTTTGCAATACAAAAGTGGAGGGAGTCTAATGTACTCAAATAGATcacaaatatatattatatatatggtacCAATTAATGCCTCGAGAAAAGGACAATGAGATGTAAATTAGAGGCACAAGTCATGCCTGTAACATGATAGGTCAATTACATGCCTTACCATGTAGATACATTGATGATCTTTAGATCCTCGATTGATGAGAGTAACACTAACAAATTTGTCGGCCTTtcctaaaatcatttgaattagaACCTTTTCCTCGATTAATGTCACACTTTAAGGTTGCAAATTATTATATCACCCCTAAGAAATTTTACCTAATTAGTACAAATTACCCTTGCCATCCTAATCAATAGCATCCTTACATGTAGGTTTGGTGTCATTAAGCATTTGGAATCGATTAGGTTGCATCATTTAAGAGAGACGAATTGTCATGGCTGTTGAGATACGACTTGGGGTACGATTTAAGTTGCGAGAAATGGAACTTGTGGTGTGCGACATTCCTATCCATGAGCAGCCGATCAGCCACGTCATCGTGGACTCGGACCTGCGCTACGATCGTTGACCGACGCGGACGCTGTCGGTGGCCTTCTCATCGCCAGATACTCGACTATCCGCATCAAGCTGACATCACCATCAAATAATCTGGGCCGTCCACCAAAAATATGTcgtcattaataataataataataataatacggtGATAAATCATAGAAAAGGCAACTTTTATCTCGGGTAAACTGCCAATAAAATGGGTCCACGTGAGCATCGAGAGAATCTAGTGGGGTGCATTTAGATCGTCGGGAAAAGGATTTGATAGTAACAGTCACATCCATCGGCGTGGCCACAATACAATAATATTCCTTCTTTCATGGCATTCACGGTAGAATATTAGAGCCACTATGGCCAATATCATAACCTAATCAATCCTTCTTGGTTCCTCCCAAAGTCCCCACACTCCTTCAACATATTCCGGATCTGTATCCAATCGAATGCACAACCTTAGTAAATGAAGATATCAGGCATCTCTCCGGTCATTATCATGATGCATTGATGTGGTTGTCTGCAACAAAGGTCCATTGCTTTCATCACCGCAATGTCGATTGACCTGCGAGAACAAGATCGGCGGTATATCCGAATGACTCGAGTTTAATGTATGCTATCTTGCATTGAATATTCGTTCAGAGAGTGTCAGCGGACATATCTTGCGGTCTTTTATAATCAGAATGTAGAACAGTTGTTTAGATATTGCTTGAATCCGATATATCTGATTGAACTTTCCCAAAGCAAATTTGATTGCAGGTCACCACAATTTCTTCGATGCTTCCTGCACAGCCTGTCTTGTTAGATCTTGAAAGTAAGGTGGAAGATGAGAAATGGTAAAGAAAAGGAATGTTTTCTGGTTCTTTGCTTGCCGAAATGTGCAGCCCTTTTATCCCAAATCATGTTCAGCTTTGACTGCAATGGTAACTTCCTGTTCATGTCTTCTCTCTGCCTCTATAAATCCAGAGCAAGTAGCTGAGACAGTGGACTGTCTCTGCCCACTATAAACTTGGATCTGAAACCCACGGAGGGCGGCCATGCTTCTACAGATTTCCCAGTGAAGTTCTATTCTAAatccttttttattttgtttctcttcttaGTTTGTAGTCTTTGGACAGAGGAAGATAGAGATCTTTCTTTCTTGTTTGGTTTTAGAATAGGTTTACTCGGGGTAACATTCAGAATTCAGAACAAAACTGAAGGGAAAACAGTGGTGGATTTGATTGTTTAGAACTATTGTTTAGAGCCCACCGGGTTTGGAGCTTTACACTTGCAGATACGTTTCCCTGCAATGCTGTCTTGTAGAGCTTTGGAGGGCAGAGGAGGAGCAAAACCATGAGCCGAGGCCAGCTTGCTCTCTTCCTGCGCTTGAGCAGCTGCGTCGCGCTTGGAATGCCATGAGCGCAGATGGTTCTGTTCTTCCCTTGCAGAAAAATCTGATTCTGATGCTGGGGGTTGAAGAAAGTTCTCATTTTGGGATCTGAGCGATGAGGGTTTGAGGAGCATTGTGAGGGATTCTTCTCTCTCCTTTCTCGAAGAGGAAGGAAATGGCCCCAAGCTTGGATTTTTCGGATTGGTGGGCGAAGGAGATCCGAAGCGGCACGCCGGTGGTCGTGACGATGCAGAATCCCAACTACTCGGTCCTCGAGGTCGACGGCCCCGACGCTGCTGCTTTCCAGCCGGCGGACAAGGGCCGGGGAAGGAACGCAAAGCAAGTCACTTGGGTCTTGCTGCTCAAGGCCCATCGAGCCGTCGGCTGCGTTGCCTGGTTGGCTGCTGGCCTTTGGTCGCTGCTCGGCGCCCTCAAGAAGAGGGTGTTCTTcgggcaaggattctccacagagAGCGATAAGCCTGGCAAGGGCAGGTTACTGTTCAGGTTCCTCAGGGGCTTCTTGGTCCTCTCGATCGCCATGCTCGCACTCGAGATGATTGCCTACTGGAAGGGGTGGCACTTCAA from Musa acuminata AAA Group cultivar baxijiao chromosome BXJ1-3, Cavendish_Baxijiao_AAA, whole genome shotgun sequence encodes the following:
- the LOC135581100 gene encoding D-3-phosphoglycerate dehydrogenase 3, chloroplastic-like → MAGALLAPLPSAAAPEAFLRPSATTRALYSFSSSSFRFARSRSPFLGLRLSYPTNHWTLRSAGRGLRIEAAARPTVLVAEKLGEAGLALLRKFANVDCSYNLSLEELCAKISLCDALIVRSGTKVTPEVFEASKGRLKVVGRAGVGIDNVDLQAATESGCLVVNAPAANTVAAAEHGIALLVAMARNVAQADASMKAGKWQRNKYVGVSLVGKTLAVMGFGKVGSEVARRAKGLGMNVIAHDPYAPADRARAIGVELVSFDEAISTADFISLHMPLTPTTAKLFNDETFAKVKKGVRIINVARGGVIDEDALARALDNGTVAQAALDVFTVEPPPKDSKLVMHENVTVTPHLGASTVEAQEGVAVEIAEAVIGALKGELAATAVNAPMVPAEVLSELAPCVILAEKLGRLAVQLVAGGSGIKGVKVVYTSARDPDDLDTRILRAMITKGIIEPISSVFINIVNADYTAKQRGLRISEERIYRDSSLEAPLDSIQIHLTNVESKFASALSDSGDIVVEGRVKDGIPRLTLVGSFSVDVSLEGNAILCRNVDQPGNIGRVGKILGEQNVNISFMSVGRTAPRKQAIMAIGVDEEPDKETLKKIGEIPAIKEFVFLKL